One Prevotella melaninogenica DNA window includes the following coding sequences:
- a CDS encoding GNAT family N-acetyltransferase, whose translation MFEVKQYTQEQAQAWNGFIEDSRQGTFLFNRSYMDYHADRFQDTSLMIYRKGQLYALLPANRLGDTLYSHQGLTYGGLITKKQATTAEICEVFIKINEYLNHSGVQRVIYKPTPWIYHCYPAEEDLYALTFICHAQLTARDISSTIPFDSRIKFNESRRSGVRKAKRAGVTVRESQDLATFWDILDKNLTNKYATHPVHSLEELTLLHSRFPNSIRLFMAYNDKGIAIGGTIIYEMPRVVHSQYISASPEGKRLGAIDLLFDYILNNEYANHKGFFDFGKSTEEEGKILNTTLIFQKEGFGGRGVCYDCYEWETDTIIE comes from the coding sequence ATGTTTGAAGTAAAGCAATACACGCAAGAACAAGCACAAGCGTGGAACGGGTTTATTGAGGATTCACGACAAGGAACATTCCTCTTCAATCGTTCTTATATGGATTATCATGCCGATAGATTTCAGGATACTTCGCTGATGATTTATCGAAAAGGACAGCTCTATGCACTCTTACCTGCTAATCGTTTAGGCGACACACTTTACTCTCATCAAGGATTAACTTACGGTGGACTTATAACAAAGAAACAGGCTACTACAGCAGAGATTTGCGAAGTATTCATAAAGATTAATGAATATCTTAACCATTCTGGAGTACAAAGAGTTATCTATAAACCTACGCCATGGATATACCATTGTTATCCTGCCGAGGAAGATCTCTATGCACTAACATTTATTTGTCATGCACAACTAACGGCTCGTGACATATCAAGTACTATTCCTTTCGATTCACGTATAAAGTTCAATGAGAGTCGTCGAAGTGGAGTTAGGAAGGCCAAACGTGCTGGTGTGACAGTTCGAGAGAGTCAAGACCTTGCAACTTTTTGGGATATTCTCGATAAGAACCTCACCAATAAGTATGCAACTCACCCTGTACACTCCCTTGAAGAGTTAACTTTACTCCACAGTCGGTTCCCTAACTCGATTAGACTATTCATGGCATACAACGACAAAGGGATAGCTATTGGGGGTACTATCATCTACGAAATGCCACGAGTCGTTCATTCTCAGTATATCTCAGCATCTCCAGAAGGGAAAAGGCTTGGGGCTATCGATCTTCTCTTTGACTATATTCTTAATAATGAATATGCCAATCATAAGGGCTTCTTTGACTTTGGTAAAAGCACAGAAGAGGAAGGAAAGATTCTAAACACAACGCTTATTTTCCAAAAAGAAGGCTTTGGAGGACGAGGTGTATGCTATGACTGTTATGAGTGGGAAACAGATACTATCATAGAGTAA
- a CDS encoding sugar 3,4-ketoisomerase: MEKTEASIGKIISLQKMVDPRGNLSIAEGMKDIPFNISRVYWTYDVPLGACRGGHAHKHCREFIIAVSGSFTVTLDNGRDKQSFLLNHPYQGLLVETDTWRTLDDFSSGAVCLVLAEDSFEENDYIREYTEFLNYKCSKKG; this comes from the coding sequence ATGGAAAAAACAGAAGCTTCAATAGGAAAGATTATCTCCTTACAAAAGATGGTGGACCCACGTGGTAACCTCTCTATTGCTGAGGGAATGAAGGATATTCCTTTCAACATTTCTCGTGTTTATTGGACATACGATGTACCTTTAGGTGCTTGCCGTGGTGGTCATGCCCATAAACATTGCCGAGAATTCATCATTGCTGTTAGCGGTTCCTTCACGGTTACCCTCGATAATGGACGTGATAAGCAATCTTTTCTCTTGAATCATCCTTATCAAGGACTCTTAGTTGAGACTGATACATGGCGTACACTCGATGATTTTTCATCAGGAGCCGTATGCCTTGTTTTGGCAGAAGATTCTTTTGAAGAGAATGATTATATCCGTGAATACACAGAGTTTCTTAACTATAAGTGTTCTAAGAAAGGATAA
- the purT gene encoding formate-dependent phosphoribosylglycinamide formyltransferase gives MKKILLLGSGELGKEFVIAAKRAGQYVIACDSYENAPAMQVADESEVIDMLDGTALDAIVDKHKPDLIIPEIEAIRTERLFDYEERGIQVAPSARAVNFTMNRRAIRDLAARDLGLRTAKYFYAKTYDEFKAAADEIGFPCVVKPLMSSSGHGQSYVHNDEELEEAFHNAMDGARGDVKEVIIEEFIEFESEFTLLTVTQKNGPTLFCPPIGHIQKGGDYRESWQPYTISEESLRQAEHIANEVTRALTGYGIWGVEFFLTKKGEVIFSELSPRPHDTGMVTLTHTTNFSEFELHFRAVMGLPIPAIHLEHAGCSAVILSPIETDKPLSYNLLDACNEDRTRLRIFGKPIAHVGRRMGVALCYGEVGTDMDALRDKTKRVAATVLGTDPYMKK, from the coding sequence ATGAAAAAAATCTTGTTATTAGGCTCAGGCGAACTGGGCAAAGAGTTCGTTATAGCAGCTAAACGCGCTGGACAATATGTCATTGCTTGCGATAGTTATGAGAATGCACCAGCCATGCAGGTAGCTGATGAGTCTGAAGTAATAGATATGCTTGATGGTACAGCCCTTGATGCTATTGTAGATAAGCACAAACCAGACTTGATTATTCCTGAGATTGAAGCAATCAGAACTGAACGTTTGTTTGATTATGAAGAACGTGGAATACAAGTTGCTCCATCAGCACGCGCAGTAAATTTCACCATGAATCGTCGTGCCATACGCGACCTTGCAGCACGTGACTTGGGTTTAAGAACAGCCAAATACTTCTATGCAAAGACATATGATGAGTTCAAAGCTGCAGCTGACGAGATTGGTTTCCCATGTGTTGTTAAGCCTTTAATGAGTTCAAGTGGACACGGTCAGAGCTATGTTCACAATGATGAAGAACTTGAAGAAGCTTTTCATAATGCTATGGATGGCGCACGTGGCGATGTAAAAGAAGTTATTATTGAAGAGTTTATTGAGTTTGAAAGTGAGTTTACGCTACTTACAGTGACACAGAAGAATGGTCCTACCCTCTTCTGTCCACCTATTGGACACATACAGAAAGGTGGTGATTATCGTGAAAGCTGGCAACCATACACTATCTCTGAAGAATCATTACGACAGGCAGAACATATTGCCAATGAAGTAACACGCGCACTAACCGGATATGGTATCTGGGGAGTCGAGTTCTTCTTAACAAAGAAGGGAGAAGTAATCTTCTCAGAATTATCACCTCGTCCACATGATACAGGTATGGTCACATTGACACATACGACTAACTTCAGCGAATTTGAACTTCATTTCCGTGCTGTAATGGGACTCCCAATCCCTGCTATCCACCTTGAACATGCAGGTTGTTCTGCTGTAATTCTTTCTCCTATTGAGACTGACAAACCTTTATCATACAACCTATTAGATGCTTGCAACGAAGATAGAACACGCTTACGTATCTTCGGTAAACCAATTGCTCACGTGGGTCGTCGTATGGGTGTAGCACTCTGTTATGGAGAAGTAGGAACAGATATGGATGCACTTCGTGATAAGACTAAGCGTGTCGCAGCAACCGTGTTGGGTACAGATCCCTATATGAAGAAATAA
- the rfbB gene encoding dTDP-glucose 4,6-dehydratase, with translation MKTYLVTGAAGFIGANYIKYLLHKKYVNEDIKVIVLDALTYAGNLGTIKDDIDDKRCIFVKGDIRDRELVDQLFAKYDIDYLVNFAAESHVDRSIEDPQLFLSVNILGTQNLMDAARRAWVTGKDEQGYPTWKEGKRYHQVSTDEVYGSLGAEGYFTEETPLCPHSPYSASKTSADHFVMAYHDTYHMPISITRCSNNYGPYHFPEKLIPLIINNILEGKKLPVYGEGLNVRDWLYVEDHCKAIDMVVREGRVGEVYNVGGHNEMKNIDIVKLTIKTIHDMMAEDKNLRTILKKQVKDSNGDIDISWINEELITHVPDRLGHDARYAIDPTKIKNELGWYPETMFADGIVKTIRWNLEHQDWIQEVTSGDYQKYYDMMYTKKGR, from the coding sequence ATGAAAACTTATTTAGTAACTGGTGCTGCCGGTTTTATCGGAGCAAACTACATTAAGTATTTACTTCATAAGAAGTATGTGAATGAAGATATTAAGGTTATTGTCCTCGATGCACTTACATACGCAGGTAACCTCGGTACTATTAAAGATGATATCGACGATAAGCGTTGCATCTTTGTAAAGGGTGACATCCGCGATCGTGAGCTTGTAGACCAACTCTTTGCAAAATATGACATTGACTATCTCGTAAACTTTGCAGCTGAAAGTCATGTTGACCGTTCAATTGAAGACCCACAGTTGTTTCTTTCTGTAAACATTCTTGGTACACAGAACCTTATGGATGCTGCACGTCGTGCATGGGTGACAGGTAAGGACGAGCAGGGTTATCCTACATGGAAGGAAGGCAAGCGTTATCATCAGGTATCAACAGACGAGGTGTATGGTTCATTGGGAGCAGAAGGCTACTTTACAGAGGAGACTCCACTCTGCCCACATAGCCCATATTCTGCCAGCAAGACAAGTGCTGACCATTTTGTAATGGCTTATCACGACACTTATCATATGCCTATCAGTATTACACGTTGTTCAAACAACTATGGTCCTTACCACTTCCCAGAGAAATTGATTCCATTAATTATCAATAATATCCTCGAGGGAAAGAAACTCCCAGTATATGGTGAGGGTTTGAATGTACGCGACTGGCTTTATGTAGAGGATCATTGTAAGGCTATTGATATGGTTGTACGTGAAGGTCGTGTAGGTGAAGTTTACAATGTTGGTGGACATAATGAAATGAAGAATATCGACATCGTTAAACTCACAATAAAGACTATCCATGACATGATGGCAGAGGATAAGAACCTCCGTACTATCCTCAAGAAGCAGGTCAAAGACTCAAATGGTGACATTGATATCAGCTGGATTAATGAAGAGTTAATCACACATGTTCCAGACCGTCTTGGTCATGATGCACGTTATGCCATTGATCCAACAAAGATAAAGAATGAGTTAGGTTGGTATCCTGAAACAATGTTTGCTGACGGTATTGTAAAAACTATCCGTTGGAACTTAGAGCATCAAGACTGGATTCAAGAGGTTACTTCTGGAGATTACCAAAAGTACTATGACATGATGTACACAAAAAAAGGAAGATAA
- a CDS encoding metallophosphoesterase family protein codes for MKRIGIISDTHGYWDDKYKYYLGECDEIWHAGDIGSLEVADKFESMKPIFRAVCGNIDDYTMHNRYREILRFKCEDVDVLLKHIGGYPGRYDRSVQSMLYASPPNLFVDGHSHILKIQFDKTLNLLHINPGAAGLRGWHKERTLVRLTIEGDKFTDCEVITLGNK; via the coding sequence ATGAAACGAATTGGTATAATCTCTGATACTCATGGCTACTGGGATGATAAATACAAATACTATCTTGGGGAATGTGATGAGATTTGGCATGCTGGTGATATAGGATCATTAGAAGTTGCAGATAAGTTTGAGTCAATGAAACCCATCTTTCGCGCTGTATGTGGGAATATAGATGATTACACTATGCACAACCGATATCGGGAAATTCTGCGCTTTAAGTGCGAGGATGTTGACGTGCTACTTAAACATATTGGAGGTTATCCTGGACGTTATGACCGTTCAGTACAGAGTATGCTCTATGCTTCTCCACCCAACCTTTTTGTTGATGGACATTCACATATCCTCAAAATACAATTCGACAAGACACTAAACCTACTTCATATCAATCCTGGTGCAGCTGGTCTTCGCGGATGGCATAAAGAAAGAACTTTAGTGAGATTAACCATCGAAGGTGATAAATTTACTGATTGCGAGGTTATAACATTAGGAAATAAATAA
- a CDS encoding AAA family ATPase, whose translation MEKELIINVGRQIGSGGHIIAKMLAEEFDCQYYDREILNIAAKESGFSEKFFEQNDEQKGFMKGHFHIHLPLLGDNDFYKSNFSQESLYQFQSDAIREVAKQNPRCVFVGRTADYVLRDNPNTINIFITASMDTRIANVCERRGCSKEEARKFIENGESERAKYYNYYTTKVWGHAESYDLCIDASILGLEKTKDLIADFIKRKSL comes from the coding sequence ATGGAAAAGGAACTAATCATAAACGTTGGTCGTCAGATAGGCAGTGGTGGTCATATTATCGCCAAGATGCTTGCTGAAGAATTCGATTGCCAATACTATGACCGAGAGATTCTTAACATTGCAGCTAAGGAAAGTGGGTTTTCAGAGAAGTTCTTTGAGCAAAACGACGAGCAAAAAGGATTTATGAAAGGGCACTTTCATATACACCTTCCTCTCTTAGGTGACAATGACTTTTATAAGAGTAATTTTTCACAAGAAAGTCTTTATCAGTTCCAAAGCGATGCCATTCGTGAAGTAGCAAAGCAGAACCCACGCTGTGTGTTTGTTGGTAGAACAGCAGATTACGTATTACGTGATAATCCAAACACCATCAATATCTTTATAACAGCATCAATGGACACTCGTATTGCTAATGTATGTGAGCGACGTGGATGCTCTAAAGAAGAAGCTCGTAAGTTTATTGAAAATGGAGAAAGCGAGCGTGCCAAATACTATAACTATTACACAACAAAGGTTTGGGGGCATGCTGAAAGTTATGACCTTTGCATTGATGCAAGTATACTTGGCTTAGAAAAAACAAAGGATCTGATAGCAGATTTTATCAAAAGGAAAAGTCTTTAA
- a CDS encoding MATE family efflux transporter, with translation MDNKNATLELGTKPVGKLLAQYAFPAIIAMIAASLYNIVDRIFIGQIVGPMAISGLAITFPFINLGVAFGAAVGIGASTSISVKLGQRDYDTAENILGNTVTLNLIIGSAFGIICLIFLDPILRFFGASDATIPYAHSFMEVILAGNIISHMYFGMNAVLRAASKPRQAMMATIFTVLMNIVLDFIFIRLWGWGIRGAAFATVLSQALALCWQMKQFTNKDEILHLKRGIYRLKRHLVENIISIGISPFLMNVCACIVVIFMNNQLVRYGGDMAVGAFGIAYSVAMIFVMFVIGLDQGMQPIAGYNYGSQQTDRLMRVLKLTIFAATGIMVTGWLIAHLAPYYCARMFTKDPELIRQAIKAIQINMMMYPVVGFQMVVTNFFQCIGKVKISIFLSLSRQLLFLIPLLVILPHFFNLNGVWASLPSSDFLASLVAAIIMMAYMRRLKRQSVNNQNLNS, from the coding sequence ATGGATAATAAGAATGCAACTTTAGAGTTAGGCACAAAACCTGTTGGTAAATTGTTGGCACAATATGCGTTCCCAGCAATTATTGCTATGATAGCAGCCTCACTCTATAACATAGTAGACCGAATATTCATTGGTCAGATCGTAGGACCAATGGCTATATCTGGTTTAGCTATTACTTTCCCTTTTATCAACCTTGGTGTAGCCTTTGGTGCAGCAGTAGGAATAGGAGCCTCTACGTCTATCAGTGTGAAATTAGGTCAGCGTGACTATGACACAGCAGAGAATATACTTGGTAATACAGTAACGCTTAATCTGATTATAGGAAGTGCATTTGGTATTATCTGCCTTATCTTTCTTGACCCCATCTTACGATTCTTTGGTGCAAGTGATGCTACAATCCCCTATGCCCACAGTTTTATGGAGGTTATTTTGGCGGGAAATATCATCTCTCACATGTACTTTGGAATGAATGCAGTACTTCGTGCAGCATCAAAACCTCGACAGGCAATGATGGCTACGATTTTCACAGTCTTGATGAATATAGTTTTAGACTTTATCTTTATCAGACTTTGGGGATGGGGAATTCGTGGTGCAGCTTTCGCAACTGTTTTATCACAAGCATTAGCTCTTTGCTGGCAGATGAAGCAGTTTACTAACAAAGATGAGATATTACATCTAAAGCGGGGGATCTATCGTCTTAAAAGACATTTGGTAGAAAACATCATCTCTATTGGTATTTCTCCATTCTTGATGAATGTTTGTGCTTGTATTGTGGTTATCTTTATGAATAATCAACTTGTCAGATACGGTGGTGATATGGCTGTTGGAGCATTCGGCATAGCTTATAGTGTGGCTATGATTTTTGTAATGTTTGTCATCGGATTAGACCAAGGTATGCAGCCTATTGCAGGATATAACTATGGTTCACAGCAGACTGATAGGCTTATGCGTGTATTGAAACTTACTATCTTTGCTGCAACAGGGATAATGGTTACAGGTTGGCTAATTGCCCATTTAGCTCCATATTACTGTGCACGTATGTTCACAAAGGACCCAGAATTAATTCGCCAAGCAATTAAGGCTATTCAAATAAACATGATGATGTATCCTGTCGTGGGATTTCAGATGGTTGTAACAAACTTCTTTCAGTGTATTGGTAAAGTAAAGATAAGCATTTTCTTATCCCTATCTCGCCAATTACTATTCTTAATTCCACTACTTGTAATCCTACCACATTTCTTCAACTTAAATGGTGTTTGGGCATCATTGCCTTCAAGTGACTTCTTGGCATCATTAGTTGCAGCTATCATTATGATGGCTTATATGCGTCGGTTGAAAAGACAAAGTGTGAACAATCAAAACTTAAATTCATAA
- the pyrI gene encoding aspartate carbamoyltransferase regulatory subunit yields the protein MSKKERLVAAIESGTVIDHIPAEKTFQVVNLLQLQKLSTPVTIGFNFSSKMVGTKGIIKVSDKFFTDDEISRLSVVAPNVVLNIINDYEVVEKKKVVTPDELRSIVRCNNPKCITNNEPMDTIFHVVDKEHGILKCHYCDKEQEMEKVELV from the coding sequence ATGTCAAAGAAAGAACGTCTGGTAGCTGCTATTGAGAGCGGCACCGTTATAGATCATATTCCAGCAGAGAAGACTTTTCAGGTTGTGAACCTATTACAGCTCCAGAAGCTCTCCACACCTGTCACTATTGGTTTCAACTTCTCATCGAAGATGGTAGGCACAAAGGGAATCATCAAGGTGAGCGATAAGTTCTTTACCGATGATGAAATTTCTCGTTTGTCGGTCGTGGCACCGAACGTGGTGTTGAACATCATTAATGACTATGAAGTGGTAGAGAAGAAGAAGGTTGTGACACCGGATGAGCTTCGGAGCATTGTAAGATGCAATAACCCAAAGTGTATCACTAATAATGAACCAATGGATACTATCTTCCATGTTGTCGATAAGGAGCATGGTATTCTTAAATGTCATTACTGCGACAAAGAGCAGGAAATGGAGAAGGTTGAACTTGTATAG
- a CDS encoding BACON domain-containing protein, producing the protein MSILKKSTFAALLLIVLTTLFSCELNSEDGRWDPMKWTSNRPGDPRKITATAEGGTYQLKCTNYGGPWISSVTDADTVIYAGSKEQDFRHIKYDWYDVLAKENTFYITLLPNSTGKERKLSIVVTAGDVFDHVEVTQK; encoded by the coding sequence ATGAGTATATTAAAAAAGAGTACGTTTGCCGCTTTGCTACTGATAGTTTTGACCACCCTATTCAGCTGCGAACTAAACTCTGAAGATGGTCGTTGGGATCCTATGAAGTGGACTTCGAACCGCCCAGGAGACCCGAGAAAGATTACTGCTACAGCAGAAGGTGGAACTTATCAATTAAAATGTACCAACTATGGGGGACCATGGATTAGTAGCGTGACAGATGCTGACACTGTCATCTATGCCGGTAGTAAAGAGCAAGATTTTCGTCATATTAAATATGATTGGTACGATGTATTAGCAAAAGAGAATACTTTTTATATTACTCTTCTGCCCAACTCAACTGGTAAAGAACGTAAACTATCTATCGTTGTGACAGCTGGCGACGTCTTCGATCATGTAGAAGTAACACAGAAATAG
- the pyrB gene encoding aspartate carbamoyltransferase — translation MEKHNFVNIQGLDREQLLYLIEMAQEFEKHPNRELLKGKVIATLFYEPSTRTRLSFETAANRLGARVIGFTDAKVSSVSKGETLKDTILMVSNYADAIVMRHYIEGAAQYASEVAPVPIINAGDGAHQHPSQCLLDLYTINQTQGTLENLNIYLVGDLKYGRTVHSLLMAMRHFNPTFHFIAPKELAMPEEYKVYCREHNIHFEEHEDFTPEVIANADIIYMTRVQKERFSDLMEYERVKNVYILRRDMLSLARPNMKILHPLPRVNEIAYDVDDSPHAYYIEQARNGLFAREAIFCHCLGISMEEVKNDKTILE, via the coding sequence ATGGAAAAGCATAACTTTGTGAATATCCAAGGGTTAGATCGTGAGCAACTACTCTATCTTATTGAAATGGCTCAAGAGTTTGAGAAACATCCAAACCGTGAGCTACTTAAAGGTAAGGTTATCGCAACACTCTTCTATGAGCCTTCTACACGTACCCGACTTAGTTTTGAAACAGCGGCTAACCGACTCGGTGCACGTGTTATTGGCTTTACCGATGCAAAGGTTTCAAGTGTCAGCAAGGGTGAAACACTTAAAGACACCATCCTCATGGTCTCTAATTATGCCGATGCAATTGTTATGCGACATTACATAGAAGGTGCAGCACAATATGCTTCTGAAGTGGCTCCAGTACCTATCATTAATGCTGGCGACGGAGCACATCAACATCCTTCACAATGCTTGCTTGACCTTTATACGATTAATCAGACACAAGGAACATTAGAGAACTTAAACATCTACCTTGTTGGTGATCTTAAATACGGCAGAACGGTTCATTCTCTTCTTATGGCTATGCGCCATTTCAACCCAACGTTTCACTTTATCGCGCCAAAGGAACTTGCTATGCCAGAGGAGTATAAGGTATATTGTCGTGAACATAACATCCACTTCGAAGAGCATGAGGATTTCACGCCAGAAGTGATTGCTAACGCGGATATTATCTATATGACACGCGTACAGAAAGAACGCTTCTCTGACTTAATGGAATATGAACGTGTAAAGAATGTTTATATTCTTCGTCGTGATATGCTCTCATTGGCTCGTCCAAACATGAAGATTCTTCATCCGCTGCCACGTGTGAACGAGATTGCATACGATGTTGATGATAGTCCACACGCTTACTACATAGAGCAGGCTCGCAATGGTCTTTTTGCGCGTGAAGCTATTTTCTGTCATTGTCTTGGTATATCTATGGAGGAGGTAAAAAACGATAAGACAATTTTGGAATAA
- a CDS encoding transglycosylase domain-containing protein has protein sequence MRRHFVHFLWGSLLAILGLVFVFFISVWNGWVGYMPDMDELSNPIDKFASQVYSSDQQLIGTWNADNNNRVAIDYNGLSPHLVHALVATEDERFYEHSGIDFIALGRAVVKRGVMGQASAGGGSTITQQLAKQLFSEKAHSTVERLLQKPIEWIIAVKLERYFTKEEILAMYFNYFDFLHNAVGIKRAANVYFNKEPRKLTVTESAMLVGLCKNPSMFNPLRHPERCLQRRNVVLMQMVKSGYVTKDEYKELSQRPLGLHFTKSKPVNGAGDYFQAFLRQYMMAKKPERENYQSWQNRQFVLDSIAWEQDPLYGWCNKNTKRNGEPYDVNTDGLRIYTTIDTRMQQYAEESVRKHVGGYLQSQFNQAMHYKKNAPFSSNISRRTIKEILNRSCRQTLRYQRLKEQGAKPDEIRRSFRTPHEMTLFTYHGDIDTVMTPIDSIRYYKSFLRSAFVSMDPHTGAVKAYVGGIDYQHFKYDVVMGGRRQVGSTIKPFLYALAMQNGMTPCTLAPNVQRTYGGWTPRNGSRARYGQEVPLRWALQQSNNWISAYLINLLGPSQFVNILHDFGLNNPDIDKNTSPVLCLGPCEASVGEMASAYTTFANGGIRCAPLFVTKIEDSHGNVIAKFQPLMTEVISEVSSYQMIDMLRAVIQGGTGSRLRYAYHLTADIGGKTGTTNNNSDGWFMGITPELVSGCWVGGEDRDIHFDHTSMGQGATTALPVWAYFMQRVYADKRLGYNQGTKFAIPAKFNPCETADTINVNGIQEEYF, from the coding sequence ATGAGAAGACACTTTGTACATTTCCTCTGGGGGTCACTTCTTGCCATCTTGGGCTTGGTCTTCGTATTCTTCATCTCTGTATGGAACGGATGGGTAGGGTACATGCCTGATATGGATGAATTGTCTAACCCTATAGATAAGTTTGCTTCGCAAGTCTATTCTTCAGACCAGCAACTTATCGGTACTTGGAACGCGGATAACAATAATCGTGTGGCAATCGACTATAATGGACTGTCGCCACACCTTGTTCATGCCCTTGTTGCGACAGAAGATGAACGCTTCTATGAACATTCAGGTATTGACTTTATAGCCCTTGGACGTGCTGTTGTGAAGCGTGGTGTGATGGGACAGGCAAGTGCTGGAGGTGGTTCTACAATCACACAGCAGCTTGCTAAACAGCTTTTCTCTGAGAAGGCACACAGCACAGTAGAACGTCTTTTGCAGAAGCCTATTGAGTGGATTATTGCAGTGAAGTTGGAACGTTATTTCACGAAGGAAGAGATACTTGCTATGTATTTCAATTATTTTGATTTTCTTCATAATGCTGTTGGTATCAAGCGAGCTGCTAACGTCTATTTCAATAAGGAACCACGTAAGTTGACGGTGACTGAGTCTGCTATGTTAGTAGGACTTTGCAAGAACCCATCAATGTTCAATCCTCTTCGTCATCCAGAGCGTTGTTTGCAACGTCGCAACGTTGTTTTAATGCAGATGGTTAAGTCTGGCTATGTAACGAAAGATGAATATAAAGAATTGTCACAGCGTCCTTTAGGACTTCATTTTACGAAGTCAAAGCCAGTGAATGGCGCAGGTGACTATTTCCAAGCATTCCTTCGTCAATACATGATGGCAAAGAAACCGGAGCGTGAGAATTATCAGTCATGGCAGAATCGTCAGTTTGTTCTTGATTCAATTGCATGGGAGCAGGATCCACTTTATGGCTGGTGTAATAAGAATACGAAGCGTAATGGTGAGCCTTATGATGTGAATACTGATGGTTTACGTATCTACACGACAATTGATACACGTATGCAGCAGTATGCTGAAGAGTCTGTGCGTAAGCATGTAGGTGGATACTTACAGTCACAGTTCAATCAGGCTATGCATTATAAGAAGAATGCTCCATTCTCATCTAATATATCACGTCGTACGATTAAAGAGATATTGAATCGCTCCTGTCGCCAGACACTACGCTATCAGCGTTTGAAAGAGCAGGGAGCTAAACCTGATGAGATTAGACGTAGTTTCCGTACTCCACATGAGATGACACTCTTTACATACCATGGTGATATTGATACGGTGATGACGCCAATCGACTCAATACGTTACTATAAGTCATTCCTCCGTTCAGCCTTTGTTAGTATGGACCCACATACGGGCGCTGTTAAGGCTTATGTTGGTGGTATTGATTATCAACATTTCAAGTATGATGTTGTGATGGGTGGTCGTCGTCAAGTTGGTTCAACTATAAAACCATTCCTTTATGCACTTGCAATGCAGAATGGTATGACTCCTTGTACTCTTGCTCCAAACGTACAGCGCACTTATGGTGGATGGACTCCTCGCAATGGTTCACGTGCTCGTTATGGTCAAGAGGTCCCTTTGCGCTGGGCTTTACAACAGTCTAACAACTGGATTTCTGCATATTTGATTAATCTTCTCGGTCCGTCTCAGTTTGTAAATATTCTACATGACTTTGGATTGAACAATCCTGATATTGATAAGAATACAAGTCCGGTGTTATGTCTTGGACCTTGTGAGGCTTCTGTTGGTGAGATGGCAAGTGCCTATACAACTTTTGCTAATGGTGGTATTCGTTGTGCTCCACTCTTTGTAACAAAGATTGAAGATAGCCATGGTAACGTCATTGCTAAGTTCCAACCATTGATGACAGAGGTTATTTCAGAGGTAAGTTCTTATCAAATGATTGATATGTTGCGTGCTGTTATTCAAGGCGGTACAGGTAGTCGTTTGCGTTATGCTTATCACCTAACAGCTGATATTGGTGGAAAGACGGGTACAACAAATAATAACTCGGATGGTTGGTTTATGGGTATTACACCAGAACTTGTCAGCGGTTGCTGGGTAGGTGGTGAGGATCGTGATATCCACTTCGACCACACATCAATGGGTCAAGGTGCTACAACTGCCTTGCCTGTATGGGCTTACTTTATGCAGCGTGTTTATGCTGACAAACGGTTAGGATATAATCAAGGTACTAAGTTTGCTATTCCAGCTAAGTTTAATCCTTGTGAGACGGCTGACACTATCAATGTTAATGGTATACAAGAAGAGTACTTCTAA